The DNA sequence ATCGACGACTTCATGATCGTCCCACGCTCGCGCCCAGGGTGAGGAGAAGCTCGTCCAGTTGCGCGAACGTCTCGACCATCGCATCCGCCGCCCCGGTGCCGGCAGCGTCGAGAGCTTCCTTCGAGGAATAGATCTCGTGCAGGACCAGCAGCGTCTTGCCACCCTTGTCCTCGAATGTCACCGTGGTGACAGGACCACCCTCACCACCTTCCTCATTGGTCCACACGAGGCGCGAGTGCGGTGTCACTTCGAGGTACGTGCCGAAGAACGCCAT is a window from the Candidatus Eisenbacteria bacterium genome containing:
- a CDS encoding SRPBCC domain-containing protein gives rise to the protein MAFFGTYLEVTPHSRLVWTNEEGGEGGPVTTVTFEDKGGKTLLVLHEIYSSKEALDAAGTGAADAMVETFAQLDELLLTLGASVGRS